In the Manis javanica isolate MJ-LG chromosome 12, MJ_LKY, whole genome shotgun sequence genome, one interval contains:
- the LOC140844796 gene encoding ral-GDS-related protein-like translates to MPGQAGNYTAARPTQGWARRAVWLGRPGFSLFHPRPSPSHGMGRARRQAWEPGDVTSVVQGTQLSSIPEGQALHCLVQEEHLGPTVAELEDPAEPDDVPAVTSAPVTGPELEPARMASGLAVPEPAPEPTMPCAVSTHVVSGEKEPTILAFPHRLVAEQLTLMYAELLTKGAVTNCMTYFGCQSYNGNILHLAPTVYKIFRKFDDVANFVISSCLGAPSMTAQDRAQVVEFWIRVAKECLDLKTFASLHAILLALQSPAVGRLKCTWGHVSWKISRMHKRLMQEKWLNRKWLFTECSIVREIMTYKHMAKMHHLEPEEHFRSFFQAVETLDEQESYTLSCQLEAPGQRASTKGLLFFRSHNI, encoded by the exons atgcctggacaggcagggaaCTAcacagcggccaggcccacacaagggtgggccaggagggcagtgtggctgggaagaccaggcttctcactcttccACCCCAGGCCTTCCCCCAGCCATGGGATGGGCCGGGCTAGGCGCCAAGCCTGGGAGCCCGGTGATGTGACCAGCGTTGTACAAGGCACCCAGCTTTCATCTATCCCGGAGGGCCAAGCCCTCCACtgcttggtccaggaggagcacctggggcccactgtggcagagctggaag ACCCTGCAGAGCCGGATGATGTCCCAGCAGTGACCTCAGCTCCGGTGACGGGCCCTGAGCTGGAGCCTGCCAGAATGGCATCGGGCCTGGCAGTGCCAGAGCCAGCTCCAGAGCCCACCATGCCCTGTGCTGTGAGCACCCATGTCGTGTCAGGGGAAAAGGAGCCCACCATCCTGGCATTCCCCCAccgcctggtggccgagcagctgaccctgatgtatGCG GAGCTGCTCACCAAGGGGGCAGTGACCAACTGCATGACCTACTTTGGGTGCCAGTCATACAACGGAAACATTCTGCACCTGGCCCCCACCGTCTATAAGATCTTCAGAAAATTTGATGACGTGGCTAACTTcgtcatctcctcctgcctcggggccCCGAGCATgacggcccaggacagggcccaagtggtggagttctggatccggGTGGCCAAG GAGTGTCTGGACCTCAAGACTTTTGCATccctccatgccattctcttggcctTGCAGAGCCCTGCTGTGGGTCGTCTCAAATGCACCTGGGGTCATGTTTCCTG GAAGATCTCCAGGATGCATAAGAGGCTTATGCAGGAGAAGTGGCTTAACCGGAAGTGGCTCTTTACg gaatGTTCCATCGTACGTGAGATCATGACATACAAGCACATGGCCAAGATGCATCACCTGGAACCCGAGGAGCACTTCAGGTCCTTCTTTCAGGCCGTGGAGACCCTGGATGAGCAGGagag ctacaccctgtcctgccagctggaggccCCAGGACAGAGGGCCAGCACAAAGGGACTCTTGTTCTTCAGGTCCCATAACATTTAA